Genomic segment of Candidatus Chlorohelix allophototropha:
ATTTACAAGAAGGGTGTCGGCTACGAATTAAAGATGTATCTGCCTTTTGCCAACGAAGAAGCGCTTGATCTGTGGCACAAAGGCGATGAACTGATTGTACAATTGGGTAATCAGCGCCGCATCGCGACCTTGCCGGTAGCAGTAGCCGGAATGGAAGCTGGCGCAGCTGAATTTGAAGGGCAGTATCTGATTGTATCATTCTCACCTGCTACTAACCCAAGCAAAGCAGAACCGGCTACTTCGGGTGTTAAGTAACAGGGTATTTTGAACAAATCCGCCGCAAGGCACTTTTATATAGCTACACGTACACGGCTTGATAATTCTTTAGGCAGGTAAAGGGGCTAGAAGTAGTCTCTAGCTTGTCCAACCCGCAACAATCTCACTTTTGAAGGGAGGTGAATTTGGATGGCAGGTTTGGTTGCAAGAGTTGCGTCTGACGCAGCTGAGTTCTTTGAAGTACAGAGCGATGGCTGGTGGATGTGGGTCGCAGGTATGCTGCGCACCACCGGAGACGCGGTAGAGCGCATTTGTGCTAATACTTGGGGCGTATCCAGCGGCGGTCGGGTTCCCCAGGTTGAAACTCCTGTTGTTGCTTCCCCTGGTCGTTTCCGGGAGAAACAGATCGAGTCGCGCTTTACTAAGCTCGGCTAGAACTATGACGAGTAACGAGATAAACATGAAAAGTTGGGGTTGCCTAGCCAAAAGCTAAACAATCTTTACCTGAAATGCTCGTTACTCGTTATTTGTCATTTAGGTACTTACAATCTCACTTCTCACTAACTGTAGTTCTGCCTTGCTAATGGCAGCTGAAAAAGGATTAGTCCGATGAGTAATGATTTGCGACCCCGGGCAATTTCGGGCGATATTCTGGTAGGCACAAATAGTAAATGGCACCATATCCAGCAGGCATACCAACTGGGCATTATTGACCCGGATGATATTGTACTGGGCTTCTTCGATGGTGTGTTTTTCGATGAGGCTGGTAAACGTGTAGGTGGTCTGGCGCTTAGCGATTTCATACTCATAACTAATACGCGCGTTACCCTCTGGATGCGCGATCAAGTAAAAGACTACGTTGATCACTTTCCCCTTTCCCATGTATTTGTAGCTGAAAAGTCTCAAAAAGACTTGCTACATGGGACTTTACGCCTCACTCTTTTAATGCCTGAAGTTGATATTACAAATAAGACCAAAGAGCCTTCCAGAGTAATTTTATCTTTTGATTTTATCCCCCTTCCCGATTTGTCGCTTCTAGCCGATATGCTGGATGTACTTGGTAGCGCAATGCGCGATATGGTTGAGGGTGGTGCTGGTCCTGTAGATCGTGCTCAGGCAATTCTTATTTTGTTCCAGAAGGTTTTTATCAGCAAATTTCAAGCCCCGGAATCTGCTCAAAATAACGGTTTGGGAACTGCCAACGGCAATGCCTCCAACGATTTTGCCGCTGATGGTTCATCCGGGAATGGCTTTGACCCCGGTATGACTCCATTACGACGGTTGGATGGCTTTGATGAGTCTGCTCGCCCAATGGGTAATCAACCTCCTGCGCCTAAATCATCAAATGGTTACGGCTACACGAATCCAAATGAAGCGCGCCTTTTCCAGACGGGTGAA
This window contains:
- a CDS encoding bacteriochlorophyll c-binding family protein; amino-acid sequence: MAGLVARVASDAAEFFEVQSDGWWMWVAGMLRTTGDAVERICANTWGVSSGGRVPQVETPVVASPGRFREKQIESRFTKLG